The Jeotgalibacillus aurantiacus genome segment GATCATTCAGCTGCTTGCGCAAAGTGATCTTGCGCTTAAAACATCCTCAGGCAGAAAAGAAATGGTGCTTGAGCTATTCCTGACCAGGCTGCCGGACATTATGAAAAATAAATCAAATACCGGGAGTTAAGCCCACTAAAAAACCCCTATTCCGTTTCGGGAATAGGGGTTCATTATTATGCGTTAAGCTTTCTCATTAGACGAGACTTTTGACGGGCTGCGTTGTTCTTGTGGATAAGACCCTTTTGAGCAGCTTTATCAAGTTGCTTAACAGCAGTAGATAGAAGTTCGTTTTTGTTTTCAGCGTTGTTTTGAACAGCTGTTTCAAAACGCTTCACTGCAGTACGCATAGCAGATTTCTGTTGAACGTTTGCTTCGTTGCGAACTGCGTTTGTTTTAGTACGTTTAATAGCAGATTTGATATTTGGCATGTATGTCACCTCCCGAACTGAATCGAGGTATTTTGTTAAAACCCGATTAAAAGATCAGCCGACAATTGCGGCAGCCGGTTTACTTAAACCGGTAAGATTCATTTACATAAGAACAAGGGATATTTTATCAAACGGGGACAAGGAATGCAATACTCCTGTTGAAAATGGTTCAGGACTTTTTGAAATCGTGATGGCGATCATCCTCCTGGTGGCATCGTGAATGGAAAATGGAATTTCGCTCATCCTACTTAACAAACATTGTGAAATGAGAAAGGGGACACAATCATGTCCGGACGAACGGATCTTGCACTGGAAGCGCTTGAGGCAGCTGAACAACTTCAGGAGATGGAGACGGTGGAATTAATAGAAGAAGAAATCGATTCATTTGTGTTGAAAAAAGTTCATATTACTCAGGAGACCGGGATGAAAATCGGGAAAAAGGAGGGGGAATACTGGACGTTTGAGGTACCCCAATTAAGGACGCAAAATGAAATCTGGGTGAAAAAAGCAACGGGCGGATTGGAGAAAGTGATCAGACTTTTCTTTGATGAAATGAAGATTCCTGGGGATGCGCCGGTTTTGATTGCAGGTCTTGGTAACTGGCAGATTACACCGGATTCACTCGGGCCACAGGTTTGCCACAGAATCTATGTCACCAATCATTTATTTGACTATGAACCGGAAGCTGTAGAGGACGGTTACAGAAGGGTGACGGCGATTGCGCCAGGGGTGATGGGGTTAACAGGTATGGAAACGGGGTCCATATTGAGTGGTGTCGTCAAGGAGTTTTCTCCGGGAGCTGTTGTCGTTGTAGACGCTCTCGCCGCTAAATCTGCGCTGCGAATACATTCAACCGTTCAAATTTCATCTGCAGGTATACAGCCGGGTGCAGGCGTTGGCAATAAAAGAAAAGAAATCAGCATTGAAACGCTAGGTGTTCCGGTTATTTCGATCGGAATTCCAACGGTTGTGGATGCAGCATCCATTACCCTTGATACGTTGGACTATACGGAGAAAACGCTAAGCAGCAAACGAATGAAGAGTATGAGACCGTCAAATGCGCTGACCGGGTCCATTCCGAAAGATGAGCTTCAAACACTTGAGGTTCCTGATAAAGAAAAAGAAGTATTTTTAGGTGTGCTGGGGACGCTCGATGAGGATGAAAAAAGGCAGCTGTTTTCAGATATACTCTCTCCTCTCGGACAGAATCTGATTGTCACGCCAAAGGAAACGGATCTCTTCATTGAACAGGCCGCCAATATGGTTGCGTCTGCCCTGAATTCTGCGCTCCATTCTGCGCTTACAGGAGGAGCGGGCGAGAGCTTCACCCACTGAGCAGTTCTGAACTTCATGCTTCCGCATACACTAGGATCAGCCTATTTTGCGGGAGGTACATAATGAGGAAAGCATTATCACACGAATCAGTCTACCTGTTCTTAAAAACCTTTTTACTGCTGCTCTCTGTAATGCTGACAGCTGTCTATCTGCCCGTTATCAAATCGGGAGTACCTGACATTAAGTGGTCTGTTCCTGATCAGCTGCCTGATCGGTGGATGACTTTTTTACTTCAGATGGAGTTTTTCCATTTTTCAAATGAAGATATTGCTGAACAATTCGGGTCGTATCTGAGAGGAACCGTATCTGACCCGATACACTGGCTGACGATGGAGGGACTGTCATTTACCACTGCCTCTGCGCTGTCTTCTGAAGATTCATTTCCCGAACCATCTGAGTCAATACCGCCTGAAGAATGGTTTTTGACCGGTATAGAAGATGACGCCGTTGAACCTGAAGAGATCGCTGAGACATCTGTTGCGGAGACTGCAGGTCTACCTGAGCGTGTTCTGATCTATTTCACCCATTCGCGGGAATCATTTTTACCTTATCTTCCTGAAACGAAGGATCCAAATAAAGCCCATCACTCAAAGGTGAATATTATGCAAACCGGACCGGTGATTGAGCAGGCGCTGGAAAAAAGAGGGGTCGGTGCGGTCGTAAATAAAACGGACATTGTTCAGTCGTTGAGAGATAAAGGGCTTGACTACTGGAATTCTTATGATGAATCAAGACACGTGGTAGAGGCTGCGATGGGTGATAACGGTCAGCTGACTTACCTCGTTGATGTCCACCGGGATGCACTGAGACGAGAGGCGACCGTGCTCGAGCATGAGGGAACGATCTATGCGAAGACCGCTTTTGTAGTAGGCGGTGAACATGCTGGAAGTAAAGAGAATCAGGCGTTTTCAGAAGAAATTCACAGGCGTATGAATGAGCGGGTTCCCGGTATTTCACGGGGAGTCTATGTGAAAAAGGGTGAAGGCACAAACGGTAAGTTCAATCAGGATCTGTCTTCAAGGTCTGTTTTACTTGAA includes the following:
- the spoIIP gene encoding stage II sporulation protein P; its protein translation is MRKALSHESVYLFLKTFLLLLSVMLTAVYLPVIKSGVPDIKWSVPDQLPDRWMTFLLQMEFFHFSNEDIAEQFGSYLRGTVSDPIHWLTMEGLSFTTASALSSEDSFPEPSESIPPEEWFLTGIEDDAVEPEEIAETSVAETAGLPERVLIYFTHSRESFLPYLPETKDPNKAHHSKVNIMQTGPVIEQALEKRGVGAVVNKTDIVQSLRDKGLDYWNSYDESRHVVEAAMGDNGQLTYLVDVHRDALRREATVLEHEGTIYAKTAFVVGGEHAGSKENQAFSEEIHRRMNERVPGISRGVYVKKGEGTNGKFNQDLSSRSVLLELGGVDNTFEELNRSAEIFAEVLSEMILQAEPVSTP
- the gpr gene encoding GPR endopeptidase; this encodes MSGRTDLALEALEAAEQLQEMETVELIEEEIDSFVLKKVHITQETGMKIGKKEGEYWTFEVPQLRTQNEIWVKKATGGLEKVIRLFFDEMKIPGDAPVLIAGLGNWQITPDSLGPQVCHRIYVTNHLFDYEPEAVEDGYRRVTAIAPGVMGLTGMETGSILSGVVKEFSPGAVVVVDALAAKSALRIHSTVQISSAGIQPGAGVGNKRKEISIETLGVPVISIGIPTVVDAASITLDTLDYTEKTLSSKRMKSMRPSNALTGSIPKDELQTLEVPDKEKEVFLGVLGTLDEDEKRQLFSDILSPLGQNLIVTPKETDLFIEQAANMVASALNSALHSALTGGAGESFTH
- the rpsT gene encoding 30S ribosomal protein S20 gives rise to the protein MPNIKSAIKRTKTNAVRNEANVQQKSAMRTAVKRFETAVQNNAENKNELLSTAVKQLDKAAQKGLIHKNNAARQKSRLMRKLNA